From a region of the Phaseolus vulgaris cultivar G19833 chromosome 6, P. vulgaris v2.0, whole genome shotgun sequence genome:
- the LOC137832682 gene encoding G-type lectin S-receptor-like serine/threonine-protein kinase B120 codes for MAAMSISLLFLFSFISFHNLLSFAASSNIRITHDVVIRDNDRETLVSEELNFVMGFFGLDNSSSRYVGIWYHNIPATPVIWVANRDKPINGTGGSITVANDGNLVVLDGAKNLVWSTNVSIDSSNKNCSATLHDTGNLILSSEKKELWHSFENPTDTFMPGMRVPVGAATGKSGGYVFSSWKSSTDPSRGNYTMGVDPEGLPQIVVWEGDKRRWRTGYWDGITFEGVSMRGNFLYGFTLNGDGKGGRYFIYNPLNGTDKVRFQMGWDGYETEFRWNEDEKRWDVIQRGPSHECEVYNKCGSFAACDVSPSDLPVCACIRGFEPKSRDQWNKGNWSSGCTRMTPLKAQRKNVTSAGTTQVSVGEDEFLERRSMKLPDLARVVGTNDCHQVCLNDDSCTAYANVNGIGCMVWNGDLVDIQRYDGGGNTLHIRLADSDLDDGGKKNIIAIISAVVAGFICLGIFVWLVYRFRGKLKVSPASCCKNSDVLPVFDGSKSRDMSAEFSGSADHSLEGSQLRGPEFPLFNFSCISVATNNFSEENKLGKGGFGPVYKGKLPDGEQIAVKRLSRRSGQGLEEFKNEMMLIAKLQHRNLVRLMGCSIQGEEKLLVYEYMPNKSLDCFLFDPFKQTQLDWRRRFEIIEGIARGLLYLHRDSRLRIIHRDLKASNVLLDESMNPKISDFGLARIFGGNQNEANTNRVVGTYGYMAPEYAMEGLFSVKSDVYSFGVLLLEILSGRRNTSFRHTDDSSLIGYAWHLWNEQRAMELVDPCIRNSSPKSRALRCIHIGMLCVQDSAAQRPNMSAVVLMLESEATTLPTPTQPLITSMRRSEDRQFYMEGLDVSNDLTVTMVVGR; via the exons ATGGCGGCCATGTCCATCTCCCTTCTGTTTCTCTTCTCTTTCATCTCTTTCCACAATCTCCTTTCCTTCGCGGCAAGTTCAAATATCAGGATCACGCACGATGTCGTCATCAGGGACAACGACCGTGAGACACTGGTGTCTGAAGAGCTCAACTTCGTCATGGGTTTCTTCGGTTTAGACAACTCCTCTTCCCGCTACGTCGGAATTTGGTACCACAACATTCCCGCGACACCTGTTATATGGGTCGCAAACCGCGACAAACCCATCAATGGCACCGGAGGATCCATCACTGTTGCCAATGATGGCAACCTCGTAGTCCTCGATGGAGCCAAGAACCTTGTCTGGTCCACCAACGTTTCCATCGATAGCAGCAACAAAAACTGCTCGGCGACGCTTCATGACACTGGTAACCTCATTCTCTCGAGCGAAAAGAAAGAGTTGTGGCATAGCTTTGAGAATCCAACGGATACATTCATGCCTGGTATGAGGGTTCCAGTGGGGGCTGCAACTGGGAAGAGTGGCGGCTATGTGTTCTCTTCATGGAAATCGTCAACGGATCCTTCGAGGGGAAACTACACTATGGGGGTGGATCCTGAAGGGTTACCTCAGATAGTGGTTTGGGAAGGAGACAAAAGAAGGTGGAGAACGGGGTATTGGGATGGTATAACGTTTGAAGGGGTGTCTATGAGAGGAAATTTTCTTTATGGTTTTACGCTTAATGGGGATGGTAAAGGAGGTAGGTACTTCATTTATAACCCGTTAAACGGCACTGATAAGGTGAGGTTTCAAATGGGGTGGGACGGCTATGAGACAGAATTCAGGTGGAATGAGGATGAGAAACGTTGGGATGTGATTCAAAGAGGGCCTTCGCATGAGTGTGAGGTTTACAATAAGTGTGGGAGTTTCGCGGCGTGTGATGTGTCCCCTTCGGATTTACCTGTTTGTGCTTGCATACGAGGTTTTGAACCCAAGAGTAGGGATCAGTGGAATAAGGGGAACTGGTCCAGTGGGTGTACGAGGATGACTCCACTCAAGGCTCAGAGGAAGAATGTTACTTCCGCCGGCACTACTCAGGTTAGTGTTGGAGAGGATGAGTTCTTGGAGCGTAGGTCTATGAAGTTGCCGGATTTGGCACGTGTGGTTGGCACGAATGATTGTCATCAAGTGTGTTTGAACGATGATTCTTGTACGGCTTATGCCAATGTTAATGGAATAGGGTGCATGGTGTGGAATGGGGATTTGGTTGACATTCAACGTTATGATGGTGGAGGAAATACACTGCATATCCGTCTCGCTGATTCTGATTTAG ATGATGGAGGTAAAAAGAACATCATTGCGATAATATCTGCTGTTGTGGCGGGGTTCATCTGCCTAGGAATCTTTGTGTGGCTGGTGTATAGATTCAGGGGTAAACTTAAAG TTTCCCCAGCTTCTTGTTGCAAGAATAGTGATGTACTGCCAGTTTTTGATGGAAGCAAGAGCAGAGACATGTCAGCAGAATTTTCAGGATCAGCTGACCATAGTTTGGAGGGCAGCCAACTAAGGGGGCCAGAATTTCCACTTTTCAATTTCAGTTGCATTTCAGTAGCCACAAACAATTTCTCAGAAGAAAATAAGCTTGGGAAAGGGGGTTTTGGCCCTGTCTACAAG GGAAAGCTTCCAGACGGAGAACAAATAGCTGTTAAGAGGCTTTCAAGACGGTCTGGCCAAGGTTTAGAGGAGTTCAAGAATGAAATGATGCTGATAGCCAAACTACAGCACCGAAATCTGGTTAGACTAATGGGTTGTTCTATTCAAGGGGAAGAGAAGTTGCTGGTATATGAATACATGCCAAACAAAAGCTTGgattgttttttatttg ATCCATTCAAACAAACACAACTAGATTGGAGAAGACGGTTTGAAATCATTGAAGGCATTGCAAGAGGATTACTCTACTTGCACCGAGATTCAAGGCTTAGAATAATTCATCGAGATTTAAAAGCGAGTAACGTTTTGTTGGATGAAAGCATGAATCCAAAAATATCAGACTTTGGATTGGCTAGGATATTTGGTGGGAACCAGAATGAAGCCAATACAAATAGAGTAGTTGGTACATA TGGTTATATGGCCCCTGAATATGCTATGGAAGGTCTGTTTTCGGTCAAATCTGATGTATATAGTTTTGGTGTATTACTACTAGAAATTTTGAGTGGCCGCAGAAACACCAGTTTTCGTCACACTGATGACTCCAGCCTCATAGGATAT GCGTGGCATCTTTGGAATGAACAGAGAGCAATGGAGCTAGTGGATCCATGCATTCGTAATTCTAGTCCTAAAAGCAGAGCTTTGAGATGCATACACATAGGGATGTTGTGTGTGCAAGATTCAGCAGCTCAGAGACCGAACATGTCTGCTGTGGTGTTGATGCTGGAAAGTGAAGCAACAACTCTTCCCACGCCTACGCAACCTTTGATTACTTCCATGAGGAGATCTGAGGACAGACAATTTTACATGGAGGGCCTTGATGTTTCAAATGATTTGACAGTCACAATGGTGGTAGGGAGATAG
- the LOC137832684 gene encoding G-type lectin S-receptor-like serine/threonine-protein kinase At4g27290 isoform X1: MKLLMEKTKFTLLFLVTCCYFISLFPSSLEAEDEITPPQTISGNQTLVSPSQNFELGFFSPGNSTHIYLGIWYKRIPDQTVIWIANRDNPLVNSGGSLTFSGDGKLILLSHTGSVAWSSNSSGPAKNPVAQLLDSGNFVLKDYGNERFLWESFDYPSDTLIPGMKLGWNFKTGLNRLLTSWKTTSDPSPGEYTYSVDPRGLPQLFLHKRNKQVFRSGPWYGQQFKGDPVLSANPVFKPIFVFDSDEVSYSYETKDTIISRFVLSQSGLIQHFSWNDQHSSWFSEFSIQGDRCDDYGLCGAYGSCYINTSPVCKCLKGFEPKLPQEWERSEWSDGCVRKNTEVCSNGDAFQQFTGMKLPDAAEFRTNYSISIDHCEKECSKNCSCVAYANLDINASGKGCIAWFGNLFDIREVSVNGQDFYLRVAASEIGKNIEGSNADGSKRKKLILFPVAASVTSTIIVSTLWLIIKKCRRNGAKQTGSQFSVGRVRSERNEFELPMFKIAMIEAATGNFSSYNKIGEGGFGPVYKGQLPSGQEVAAKRLSESSGQGLQEFKNEVILISQLQHRNLVKLLGCCIDGEDKILIYEYMPNGSLDSLLFDETKRSVLSWEKRLDIIIGIARGVLYLHRDSRLRIIHRDLKASNVLLDSEMNPKISDFGMARMFGGDQTEAKTKRVVGTYGYMAPEYAIDGHFSFKSDVYSFGVLLLELLSGKKNKGFVHPDHKLNLLGHAWKVWNEERALEVMDPFVGKKFPTCEALRCIKVGLSCVQEFPEDRPTMSSVVLMLESESVLIPQPGRPGLYSERFFSQTNSSSNAPLNSASNHTTATSLEGR, encoded by the exons ATGAAATTACTCATGGAGAAAACCAAGTTCACCCTTTTATTTCTTGTTACTTGTTGCTATTTCATATCCTTGTTTCCTTCATCTTTGGAAGCAGAGGATGAAATAACTCCTCCACAAACCATCAGTGGCAACCAGACACTAGTCTCACCTTCTCAAAATTTTGAACTGGGTTTCTTCAGTCCTGGCAATTCAACTCACATTTATCTTGGAATATGGTACAAGCGTATCCCAGACCAGACAGTTATTTGGATTGCAAATAGAGACAATCCACTAGTTAACTCTGGTGGCTCCTTGACATTCAGTGGTGATGGCAAGCTCATTCTTCTAAGCCACACGGGAAGTGTTGCATGGTCCTCAAACTCATCTGGACCTGCAAAAAATCCAGTGGCACAGCTTCTAGATTCCGGAAACTTTGTGTTGAAAGACTATGGAAATGAGAGATTTTTGTGGGAGAGTTTTGATTACCCATCTGACACATTGATACCAGGAATGAAACTAGGTTGGAACTTCAAAACTGGCTTGAATCGACTCTTGACTTCATGGAAAACCACTTCTGATCCTTCTCCAGGAGAATACACCTACAGTGTGGATCCACGTGGCCTTCCTCAGCTTTTCCTTCACAAGAGAAACAAGCAGGTCTTCAGAAGTGGACCATGGTATGGACAACAATTCAAAGGTGACCCGGTTCTCAGTGCAAATCCAGTTTTCAAACCCATATTTGTGTTTGATTCTGATGAAGTGTCTTACTCCTATGAGACCAAAGACACCATCATTTCAAGATTTGTGCTCAGTCAGTCTGGTTTGATTCAGCATTTTTCATGGAATGATCAACATTCAAGTTGGTTTTCTGAATTTTCAATTCAAGGGGACCGTTGTGATGATTATGGCCTTTGTGGTGCTTACGGTTCTTGTTACATCAATACCTCCCCTGTTTGCAAGTGTTTGAAGGGTTTTGAGCCTAAGCTTCCGCAGGAATGGGAAAGGTCTGAGTGGTCAGATGGATGTGTTAGAAAAAACACAGAGGTTTGCAGCAATGGAGATGCATTTCAGCAGTTTACAGGAATGAAGCTTCCAGATGCCGCTGAGTTTCGTACAAACTACAGCATCAGCATTGATCACTGTGAGAAAGAATGCTCTAAGAACTGCTCCTGTGTTGCTTATGCAAACCTGGATATAAATGCAAGCGGAAAAGGTTGTATTGCATGGTTTGGGAATTTATTTGATATAAGAGAGGTTTCTGTGAATGGACAAGATTTCTACCTGAGGGTTGCAGCTTCAGAAATAGGTAAGAACATTGAAG GTTCAAATGCTGATGGAAGTAAAAGGAAGAAACTCATACTGTTTCCTGTGGCTGCATCTGTAACTTCAACAATTATTGTATCAACATTGTGGTTGATAATTAAGAAATGCAGAAGAAATGGAG CCAAACAGACCGGTAGTCAGTTTAGTGTTGGCAGAGTCAGGAGTGAAAGGAATGAATTTGAACTTCCAATGTTTAAGATTGCCATGATTGAAGCCGCCACTGGGAATTTCTCTAGTTACAACAAGATTGGAGAAGGAGGATTTGGTCCTGTATACAAA GGTCAACTTCCATCAGGACAGGAAGTAGCTGCGAAAAGGCTATCAGAGAGTTCTGGACAAGGCCTGCAGGAGTTCAAGAATGAGGTCATTTTGATCTCCCAACTTCAGCATCGAAATCTTGTCAAGCTTCTGGGTTGTTGCATTGACGGTGAAGATAAAATATTGATCTATGAATACATGCCAAACGGAAGCTTGGACTCCTTATTATTCG ATGAAACCAAGCGTTCTGTGCTCAGTTGGGAGAAGAGGCTAGACATAATTATTGGCATTGCTCGTGGAGTTCTCTACCTTCACAGAGATTCAAGACTGAGAATCATCCATAGAGACCTGAAAGCAAGCAATGTTCTTTTAGACAGTGAAATGAATCCAAAAATTTCTGACTTCGGAATGGCAAGAATGTTTGGTGGAGATCAAACGGAAGCAAAGACCAAGAGGGTAGTGGGAACCTA TGGATATATGGCCCCAGAGTACGCAATAGATGGACACTTCTCTTTTAAATCGGATGTTTATAGCTTTGGGGTTTTACTCTTGGAGCTGTTGAGCGGGAAGAAAAACAAAGGGTTTGTTCACCCAGATCACAAACTGAATCTCCTAGGCCAT GCATGGAAGGTATGGAATGAAGAAAGGGCGTTGGAGGTGATGGATCCATTTGTTGGGAAAAAGTTTCCGACATGTGAAGCTCTAAGGTGTATAAAAGTGGGTCTGTCATGTGTTCAAGAGTTCCCAGAAGATAGGCCAACAATGTCATCAGTTGTTTTGATGTTGGAGAGTGAGAGTGTGTTGATCCCTCAACCCGGAAGGCCAGGATTATATTCGGAGAGATTTTTCTCTCAGACGAATTCATCATCAAACGCTCCACTCAACTCTGCTTCCAATCACACAACTGCTACTTCGCTAGAGGGTCGTTGA
- the LOC137832683 gene encoding receptor-like serine/threonine-protein kinase SD1-8 yields MPGFFFFLFCFLALHITISFSSDTLTPTQTLLTNQTLVSPTQVFALGFFSRTNSSWYLGIWYHNISNGPVVWVANRDNPLHNSTGFLTIGENKNMILTTPSGEPVWSSNVTKANNPILQLLDTGNLVLREANVTDPANYLWQSFDYPTDTLLPGMKMGWNLDTGVEKHLTSWKVEGKDPSSGDYSFKIDPRGIPEIFLMNENDRIYRSGPWNGERFSGVPEMQPDTDSIMFDFSYDNHGVHYSFSIGNRSILSRLIVTSGGVLKRRTWVPSSNTWTTFWYAPKDQCDNFKACGSNGLCDSNASPVCTCMRGFSPKNQQAWSLRDGSEGCVRNTNLDCGTDKFLHLEDVKLPETSSVFANRSMNLEECKDLCRRNCSCTAYANIEVTNGGTGCVTWSAELIDMRKYPSGGQDLFVRLAASDADDTGSAGGSHKTNHIGEIAGITASAAVVIVGLVMIFWKKRKVLSISNLKTTPRGSFQRSRELLTSDGVFSTNRENSGERNMDDIELPMFDFNTLTMATNNFSEENKLGQGGFGIVYRGRLMEGRDIAVKRLSKNSVQGVEEFKNEVKLIVRLQHRNLVRLFGCCVEMDEKLLVYEHMENRSLYSILFDKAKKHMLDWNRRFSIICGIARGILYLHHDSRLRIIHRDLKASNILLDSEMNPKISDFGMARLFGANQTEGNTLRVVGTYGYMSPEYAMDGTFSVKSDVFSFGVLALEIITGKKNRGFYYSNDDMNLLGNAWRQWRDGSALELVDSSLGNSYSPAEVLRCIHVGLLCVQERAEDRPTMSSVMLMLSSESALMPQPRNPGFSVGKNPAETDSCSSKQDESWSVNQVTVTLLDAR; encoded by the exons ATGCCaggtttctttttctttctcttttgcttCTTGGCATTACACATCACTATTTCATTCTCCTCAGACACCTTAACCCCAACACAAACTCTTCTAACCAACCAAACCCTGGTTTCACCTACCCAAGTCTTTGCTCTGGGCTTCTTTTCCAGGACCAATTCCTCTTGGTACTTAGGCATATGGTACCACAACATCAGCAACGGACCCGTAGTATGGGTGGCCAACAGAGACAACCCTCTCCACAACTCCACAGGATTTCTAACCATCGgagaaaacaaaaacatgatTCTAACAACTCCATCAGGGGAACCCGTTTGGTCCTCCAATGTCACCAAAGCCAACAACCCCATTCTCCAGCTTTTGGACACGGGAAATCTAGTTCTCAGAGAAGCAAACGTAACCGACCCCGCAAACTATCTCTGGCAAAGCTTCGATTACCCAACAGACACACTCTTACCTGGGATGAAAATGGGGTGGAACCTAGACACTGGCGTGGAGAAACACTTAACCTCGTGGAAAGTAGAAGGAAAAGACCCTTCAAGTGGTGATTACTCTTTCAAGATAGATCCTCGTGGAATACCAGAAATTTTCTTGATGAATGAAAATGATAGAATATATAGAAGTGGGCCTTGGAACGGTGAGAGATTCAGTGGGGTACCAGAGATGCAACCCGACACTGATTCCATCATGTTTGATTTTTCATACGATAACCATGGTGTGCACTATTCCTTCTCCATTGGGAACCGCTCTATTTTGTCGAGGCTAATTGTGACTTCGGGTGGTGTACTTAAGCGTCGTACGTGGGTGCCAAGCAGCAACACATGGACCACCTTTTGGTATGCACCTAAGGACCAGTGTGATAATTTCAAAGCGTGCGGTTCTAATGGTTTGTGTGACTCTAACGCCTCGCCGGTGTGCACCTGTATGAGAGGGTTCAGTCCGAAGAACCAGCAGGCGTGGAGTTTGAGAGATGGGTCTGAAGGGTGTGTGAGGAACACGAATTTGGATTGTGGGACTGACAAGTTTTTGCATTTGGAGGACGTGAAGTTGCCTGAGACAAGTAGTGTGTTTGCGAACAGGAGCATGAACCTAGAAGAGTGTAAAGATTTGTGTCGCAGGAATTGTTCTTGCACTGCTTATGCCAACATTGAGGTCACAAACGGAGGAACCGGGTGCGTCACGTGGAGTGCTGAACTCATAGACATGAGAAAGTATCCCAGCGGTGGACAAGATCTCTTTGTCAGATTAGCAGCTTCTGATGCAG ATGACACAGGATCTGCAGGTGGCTCTCACAAGACAAACCATATCGGCGAGATTGCAGGAATCACAGCTTCTGCAGCTGTAGTAATTGTGGGATTGGTTATGATTTTCTGGAAGAAGAGAAAAGTGTTAAGTATATCGAATTTGAAGACTACCCCCAGAG GTTCTTTCCAAAGAAGTAGAGAGTTGCTAACAAGTGACGGGGTATTTTCAACTAATAGAGAAAACTCGGGAGAAAGGAACATGGATGACATAGAGTTGCCAATGTTTGATTTTAATACCTTGACAATGGCCACAAACAACTTCTCTGAAGAAAATAAACTTGGACAAGGAGGGTTTGGTATTGTTTACAGG GGAAGGTTGATGGAAGGCCGTGATATTGCTGTCAAGAGGTTATCAAAAAACTCCGTGCAAGGAGTTGAAGAATTTAAGAATGAGGTGAAGTTAATTGTCAGACTTCAACATCGAAATCTTGTTCGGCTCTTTGGATGCTGCGTTGAGATGGATGAGAAGTTGCTAGTGTACGAGCACATGGAAAATAGAAGCCTTTATTCCATTTTGTTTG ACAAAGCCAAAAAACACATGTTGGACTGGAATAGACGCTTCAGCATTATATGTGGCATAGCTAGAGGGATACTCTATCTGCACCATGATTCCAGACTCAGGATTATCCATAGGGATCTCAAGGCAAGCAACATTTTACTTGACAGTGAAATGAACCCAAAGATATCAGACTTTGGGATGGCTAGACTTTTTGGCGCGAATCAGACAGAAGGAAACACATTGAGAGTTGTTGGAACATA TGGTTACATGTCTCCTGAATATGCTATGGACGGTACCTTCTCAGTGAAATCTGATGTTTTCAGCTTTGGAGTTCTAGCGCTGGAAATTATAACTGGGAAGAAAAATAGAGGATTCTATTACTCAAATGATGACATGAATCTTCTAGGGAAT GCATGGAGGCAGTGGAGAGATGGCAGTGCATTGGAACTTGTTGATTCATCACTTGGTAATTCATATTCACCAGCTGAAGTTCTCAGATGCATACACGTTGGACTCTTGTGTGTCCAAGAACGTGCAGAAGATAGGCCAACAATGTCTTCAGTGATGTTGATGCTGAGTAGTGAATCTGCATTAATgccacaacccagaaaccctgGGTTTTCCGTAGGGAAGAATCCTGCGGAGACTGATTCATGTTCAAGTAAGCAAGATGAATCATGGAGTGTGAACCAAGTCACAGTCACATTGCTAGATGCTAGGTAG
- the LOC137832687 gene encoding NAD(P)H dehydrogenase (quinone) FQR1-like, which translates to MATKVYIIYYSTYGHVEKLAREIEKGAASVEGIEAKLWQVPETLPEEVLQKLGAPPKSDVPVITPHELPEADGFLFGFPTRFGSMAAQFKAFFDATGGLWRSQSLSGKPAGFFYSTASQGGGQETTPLTSITQLVHHGMIYVPIGYTFGAGMFELENLKGGSPYGAGTYAGDGSRQPSELELAQAFHQGKYFAGIAKKLKGSQ; encoded by the exons ATGGCTACCAAGGTTTATATTAT TTATTATTCTACTTATGGACATGTTGAGAAGCTAGCTAGAGAGATAGAAAAAGGGGCTGCTTCTGTGGAGGGAATAGAAGCAAAACTGTGGCAG GTACCTGAAACATTGCCTGAAGAAGTACTTCAGAAGTTGGGAGCACCACCAAAGAGTGATGTTCCTGTCATTACTCCCCATGAGCTTCCTGAGGCTGATGGCTTTTTGTTTGGTTTTCCTACAAGATTTGGATCTATGGCTGCTCAATTTAAAGCATTTTTTGATGCAACTGGAGGCCTATGGCGTTCACAATCACTATCAGGAAAGCCTGCAGGCTTCTTCTATAGCACTGCTTCTCAAGGAGGTGGTCAAGAAACTACCCC GTTGACATCTATTACTCAACTTGTTCACCATGGAATGATTTATGTGCCCATTGGATACACATTTGGCGCTGGCATGTTTGAGTTGGAGAACTTGAAAGGTGGCTCCCCATATGGTGCAGGAACTTATGCTGGGGATGGCTCAAGGCAGCCTAGTGAGTTAGAATTGGCTCAAGCTTTTCATCAGGGAAAGTACTTTGCAGGCATTGCCAAGAAGCTCAAGGGATCTCAATGA
- the LOC137832684 gene encoding G-type lectin S-receptor-like serine/threonine-protein kinase At4g27290 isoform X2, producing MKLLMEKTKFTLLFLVTCCYFISLFPSSLEAEDEITPPQTISGNQTLVSPSQNFELGFFSPGNSTHIYLGIWYKRIPDQTVIWIANRDNPLVNSGGSLTFSGDGKLILLSHTGSVAWSSNSSGPAKNPVAQLLDSGNFVLKDYGNERFLWESFDYPSDTLIPGMKLGWNFKTGLNRLLTSWKTTSDPSPGEYTYSVDPRGLPQLFLHKRNKQVFRSGPWYGQQFKGDPVLSANPVFKPIFVFDSDEVSYSYETKDTIISRFVLSQSGLIQHFSWNDQHSSWFSEFSIQGDRCDDYGLCGAYGSCYINTSPVCKCLKGFEPKLPQEWERSEWSDGCVRKNTEVCSNGDAFQQFTGMKLPDAAEFRTNYSISIDHCEKECSKNCSCVAYANLDINASGKGCIAWFGNLFDIREVSVNGQDFYLRVAASEIGSNADGSKRKKLILFPVAASVTSTIIVSTLWLIIKKCRRNGAKQTGSQFSVGRVRSERNEFELPMFKIAMIEAATGNFSSYNKIGEGGFGPVYKGQLPSGQEVAAKRLSESSGQGLQEFKNEVILISQLQHRNLVKLLGCCIDGEDKILIYEYMPNGSLDSLLFDETKRSVLSWEKRLDIIIGIARGVLYLHRDSRLRIIHRDLKASNVLLDSEMNPKISDFGMARMFGGDQTEAKTKRVVGTYGYMAPEYAIDGHFSFKSDVYSFGVLLLELLSGKKNKGFVHPDHKLNLLGHAWKVWNEERALEVMDPFVGKKFPTCEALRCIKVGLSCVQEFPEDRPTMSSVVLMLESESVLIPQPGRPGLYSERFFSQTNSSSNAPLNSASNHTTATSLEGR from the exons ATGAAATTACTCATGGAGAAAACCAAGTTCACCCTTTTATTTCTTGTTACTTGTTGCTATTTCATATCCTTGTTTCCTTCATCTTTGGAAGCAGAGGATGAAATAACTCCTCCACAAACCATCAGTGGCAACCAGACACTAGTCTCACCTTCTCAAAATTTTGAACTGGGTTTCTTCAGTCCTGGCAATTCAACTCACATTTATCTTGGAATATGGTACAAGCGTATCCCAGACCAGACAGTTATTTGGATTGCAAATAGAGACAATCCACTAGTTAACTCTGGTGGCTCCTTGACATTCAGTGGTGATGGCAAGCTCATTCTTCTAAGCCACACGGGAAGTGTTGCATGGTCCTCAAACTCATCTGGACCTGCAAAAAATCCAGTGGCACAGCTTCTAGATTCCGGAAACTTTGTGTTGAAAGACTATGGAAATGAGAGATTTTTGTGGGAGAGTTTTGATTACCCATCTGACACATTGATACCAGGAATGAAACTAGGTTGGAACTTCAAAACTGGCTTGAATCGACTCTTGACTTCATGGAAAACCACTTCTGATCCTTCTCCAGGAGAATACACCTACAGTGTGGATCCACGTGGCCTTCCTCAGCTTTTCCTTCACAAGAGAAACAAGCAGGTCTTCAGAAGTGGACCATGGTATGGACAACAATTCAAAGGTGACCCGGTTCTCAGTGCAAATCCAGTTTTCAAACCCATATTTGTGTTTGATTCTGATGAAGTGTCTTACTCCTATGAGACCAAAGACACCATCATTTCAAGATTTGTGCTCAGTCAGTCTGGTTTGATTCAGCATTTTTCATGGAATGATCAACATTCAAGTTGGTTTTCTGAATTTTCAATTCAAGGGGACCGTTGTGATGATTATGGCCTTTGTGGTGCTTACGGTTCTTGTTACATCAATACCTCCCCTGTTTGCAAGTGTTTGAAGGGTTTTGAGCCTAAGCTTCCGCAGGAATGGGAAAGGTCTGAGTGGTCAGATGGATGTGTTAGAAAAAACACAGAGGTTTGCAGCAATGGAGATGCATTTCAGCAGTTTACAGGAATGAAGCTTCCAGATGCCGCTGAGTTTCGTACAAACTACAGCATCAGCATTGATCACTGTGAGAAAGAATGCTCTAAGAACTGCTCCTGTGTTGCTTATGCAAACCTGGATATAAATGCAAGCGGAAAAGGTTGTATTGCATGGTTTGGGAATTTATTTGATATAAGAGAGGTTTCTGTGAATGGACAAGATTTCTACCTGAGGGTTGCAGCTTCAGAAATAG GTTCAAATGCTGATGGAAGTAAAAGGAAGAAACTCATACTGTTTCCTGTGGCTGCATCTGTAACTTCAACAATTATTGTATCAACATTGTGGTTGATAATTAAGAAATGCAGAAGAAATGGAG CCAAACAGACCGGTAGTCAGTTTAGTGTTGGCAGAGTCAGGAGTGAAAGGAATGAATTTGAACTTCCAATGTTTAAGATTGCCATGATTGAAGCCGCCACTGGGAATTTCTCTAGTTACAACAAGATTGGAGAAGGAGGATTTGGTCCTGTATACAAA GGTCAACTTCCATCAGGACAGGAAGTAGCTGCGAAAAGGCTATCAGAGAGTTCTGGACAAGGCCTGCAGGAGTTCAAGAATGAGGTCATTTTGATCTCCCAACTTCAGCATCGAAATCTTGTCAAGCTTCTGGGTTGTTGCATTGACGGTGAAGATAAAATATTGATCTATGAATACATGCCAAACGGAAGCTTGGACTCCTTATTATTCG ATGAAACCAAGCGTTCTGTGCTCAGTTGGGAGAAGAGGCTAGACATAATTATTGGCATTGCTCGTGGAGTTCTCTACCTTCACAGAGATTCAAGACTGAGAATCATCCATAGAGACCTGAAAGCAAGCAATGTTCTTTTAGACAGTGAAATGAATCCAAAAATTTCTGACTTCGGAATGGCAAGAATGTTTGGTGGAGATCAAACGGAAGCAAAGACCAAGAGGGTAGTGGGAACCTA TGGATATATGGCCCCAGAGTACGCAATAGATGGACACTTCTCTTTTAAATCGGATGTTTATAGCTTTGGGGTTTTACTCTTGGAGCTGTTGAGCGGGAAGAAAAACAAAGGGTTTGTTCACCCAGATCACAAACTGAATCTCCTAGGCCAT GCATGGAAGGTATGGAATGAAGAAAGGGCGTTGGAGGTGATGGATCCATTTGTTGGGAAAAAGTTTCCGACATGTGAAGCTCTAAGGTGTATAAAAGTGGGTCTGTCATGTGTTCAAGAGTTCCCAGAAGATAGGCCAACAATGTCATCAGTTGTTTTGATGTTGGAGAGTGAGAGTGTGTTGATCCCTCAACCCGGAAGGCCAGGATTATATTCGGAGAGATTTTTCTCTCAGACGAATTCATCATCAAACGCTCCACTCAACTCTGCTTCCAATCACACAACTGCTACTTCGCTAGAGGGTCGTTGA